One stretch of Caldalkalibacillus uzonensis DNA includes these proteins:
- a CDS encoding GerMN domain-containing protein, which yields MNRESRRKLLFFTACMMVLVLAACGQGTIDTQTGAGDAEETGQETEEETVANESSEEEAGTEEQDEAENGNNEQQGEIVTMTFYYTDEDLLELVEEQHEVMFEDEEGKMRAVWDHLQHPQTDKAIALWENFSLNDMRLEGSTLVIDVSMHEGVYFGSSAEGFAIQTLLQTFAQVDGIEQIQLLVDGEKQETLAGHISIEEPISVDTEVYSTQ from the coding sequence ATGAATAGAGAAAGCAGACGGAAGTTGCTCTTTTTCACCGCTTGTATGATGGTACTGGTCTTGGCTGCCTGTGGCCAGGGAACAATCGATACGCAAACGGGAGCAGGAGATGCAGAAGAAACGGGCCAGGAAACAGAAGAAGAAACTGTAGCAAACGAATCAAGTGAAGAGGAAGCTGGTACAGAAGAACAGGATGAAGCCGAGAACGGCAATAACGAACAACAGGGTGAAATTGTGACCATGACTTTTTACTATACGGATGAAGACTTGTTAGAATTAGTCGAAGAGCAACATGAAGTGATGTTTGAAGACGAAGAGGGGAAAATGCGCGCCGTTTGGGATCATTTACAACATCCACAGACAGATAAGGCCATTGCCCTGTGGGAAAATTTTAGTCTGAATGATATGAGATTGGAAGGTTCGACCTTAGTTATCGATGTATCCATGCATGAAGGTGTTTATTTTGGTTCAAGTGCAGAAGGATTTGCGATCCAAACACTGTTGCAGACATTCGCCCAAGTCGACGGTATTGAACAGATTCAATTATTGGTTGATGGAGAAAAACAAGAAACACTGGCTGGTCATATCAGTATTGAAGAACCTATTTCGGTAGATACTGAAGTCTATTCTACCCAGTAA